Within the Bacillus oleivorans genome, the region ATTGCTGATCCCAACTGGCAAATGGTTTGGATTCAAGCGCCAGGGAGGCGAAATCCGCGTTCCTTGGAAGCATATAAAGAAGATTGGCAGTGACATGATTATTATTGATATTCCGGATGAAACGGAAGAAGCATACGAAGAAACTGTTTAACGTAACCGCTGCGTAGCGGTTTTTTATTTTGATAAAAGTTCATTAAACCCGGTCATTACATATACCTTAGTAGGCGCTCAAAAATTAAAAAATCCAATTACCGCTCAATAACTTAGGTTCCCACCCACTCAAAAGCAAACCCATTCAGTACCTCAACCTACACTCAAAACCCTCAATCCCCAATCAAAAACCCAAACCCGCGCTCATTAACCCTTCCCCCAACCTCCTTCACAAATCTTCTCGATTCTTTCTCACCTAATAAGTTATTAGCTCATAAACTGATGAAGGAGTATGGTTTTTTAAATTCAATCAGAAAGATCGGAAACCAAGAGAAGGTGATAGTGACATGCTAACAGGAATGCACGTAGCTGTCATAGGCGGCGATGCCAGACAGCTTGAAATCATTAAGATGCTGATTGAGCAGGATGCGAAAATTACACTGATTGGTTTTGAACAATTAGATCATGCGTTTACTGGTGCTGCAAAAGAAAAAGTTACAGATGCCGATTTTAGTGATATGGATGCAATTATACTGCCTGTAGCAGGGACCAATAATGAAGGCCAGGTAGATACGATTTTTTCAAATGAAAAGGTAGTACTTACAGAGGAATTATTAAAACAAACACCTGAACATTGCACGATTTATTCTGGGATTAGTAATCCGTATTTAGACAAAATGACTGCAGGTGCAAAACGAAATCTGGTTAAATTGTTTTCGCGGGATGATGTGGCGATTTATAATTCGATTCCAACTGTAGAAGGAACGATTATGATGGCGATCCAGCACACTGATTTTACCATCCATGGATCCAATGTCATTATATTGGGTCTAGGGAGGGTTGGGATGAGTGTTGCGAGAGCATTTGCAAGCTTAGGCGCCAAAGTAAAAGTAGGAGCGCGCAAGTCAGAACATATTGCCCGAATTACTGAGATGGGTCTGACACCTTTTCACTTAGATGATTTCGATTCAGTCGTTAAAGATGTAGATATTTGTATCAATACCATTCCAGCATTAATTGTTAAAGCATCGATTATATCCAAGATGCCTTCACACACACTGATTATCGATATTGCTTCAAAGCCAGGCGGAACTGACTTCAGATACGCAGAAAAACGCGGGATTAAAGCTCTTTTAGCACCAAGCTTACCAGGAATTGTCGCCCCAAAGACAGCGGGTCAAATATTAGCTGGAGTCCTTTCTCAGCTTTTAGAACAGGATTTAAAAAATAGAAAGGGGTAAATCTTTTTATGAGTTTAAAAGGGAAAAGAATTGGATTCGGAATTACAGGATCACATTGTACGTATGAAGAAGTTTTTCCTGAAATAGAAGGATTGGTGAATGAGGGAGCTGAAGTGGTTCCGGTTGTGTCCTTTACGGTTAAAAGCACCAATACACGATTCGGCGAAGGTGCCGAGTGGATTCGGAAGATTGAAGAGGTAACAGGCAGAGAAGTGATTGATTCGATTGTTAAGGCTGAGCCGCTTGGTCCGAAAGAACCGCTCGATTGTATGGTGATTGCCCCGTTAACAGGAAACTCAATGAGTAAATTCGCCAATGCTTTGACCGATTCCCCGCCGCTAATGGCTGCGAAAGCGACTCTGCGTAACTACCGGCCTGTTGTATTAGGAATTTCTACAAATGATGCATTGGGATTAAATGGTGTGAATCTGATGAGACTGATGGCAGCGAAGGATATTTATTTTATTCCATTCGGCCAAGATGATCCATTTAAAAAGCCAAAGTCAATGGTGGCAGATATGACATTATTAAAAGACACCGTCTTAGCTGCGCTGGAAGGTAAACAATTTCAGCCTGTTTTAAGAGAAAGATATAAAAATCCGAGATTATAAAAAAAAGCCCCTTTTATTTCTTAAAAAATGGTGATATAGTATTTAAATTCAATCGATTGTATCAGTCGCAGAATATGATAAAATAAGGATAAACACAAAAATGGAAAGGGAGTCACCTATGGAGAGAAATACTGGATACCATGTTGCAGTAGTAGGTGCAACTGGTGCAGTTGGGGAACAAATGCTAAAGACTTTAGATGCTCTAGAATTTCCTATCAGTCAATTAACCTTACTTTCTTCTGCCCGCTCTGCCGGCAAGAAGATTAGTTTTAAGGATGAAGAATATACAGTTCAAGAAGCAAAACCAGAAAGCTTTGAAGGTGTAGATATTGCCTTGTTTAGTGCAGGCGGCAGTGTCTCAAAACTATTAGCGCCTGAAGCAGTGAAGCGCGGGGCTGTAGTGGTTGATAACACGAGTGCATTCAGAATGGATCCGAATGTGCCGCTTGTAGTTCCTGAAGTAAATGAAAATGACTTACATGATCACAATGGGATTATTGCCAATCCTAACTGTTCTACGATTCAAATGGTGGTTGCGCTTGAACCAATCCGTCAAGCTTTTGGCCTGAAAAAAGTAGTCGTATCCACGTACCAGGCGGTCTCTGGTGCCGGTCACCTGGCAATCGACGAATTGAAGAGTCAGGCTGAAGCGATGTTAAAAGGAGAAACGGTTGAACCAAAATTTCTCCCGGTAAAAGCGGATAAAAAACATTATCCGATCGCTTTCAATGCGATTCCGCAAATTGATGTGTTCCAGGAAAATGGCTTTACTTATGAAGAAATGAAAATGATTAATGAAACGAAAAAAATTATGCATATGCCAGAATTAAAGGTAGCCGCTACATGTGTAAGGCTGCCAGTTGTTGCTGGACACTCAGAATCTGTTTATATCGAAGTGGAAAAAGAGGGAGTCTCAACAGACGAAGTAAGAACATTGCTCAGTCAAGCAGATGGTGTGACATTAGAGGATAATCCTGAAGAACAAATCTACCCTATGCCTTTGTTAGCCGAAGGAAAACCGGATGTGTTTGTCGGAAGAATTAGAAAAGATTTGGATGAAGACCGTGGTTTCCATTTATGGGTTGTCTCAGATAACCTTCTTAAAGGAGCGGCTTGGAATTCAGTTCAAATTGCCTGGTCTCTAGTGAAACAGGATTTATTAACAAGAAAGAACTGACAATAATTTAGATCAAAGCATAAAATAAGGTCTGCCGAAATAAATTGTTCACAACATAATTGGGGTGGAAGTATGAAAATCGTCGTACAAAAATTTGGTGGTACTTCGGTTAGAAATGAAGAAGGGCGTTCGTTTGCGATCTCCCATATTAAACAGGCGCTAAAAGACGGCTATAAGGTAGTCGCTGTCGTTTCGGCGATGGGAAGACAGGGAGATCCGTATTCGACTGATTCTTTATTATCGTTAATTAATGGCGCCGGGACTCATGTGAGTAAAAGGGAACAAGATTTGCTTTTATCTTGCGGAGAGACAATCTCGAGTATAGTTTTTTCAAACGAATGTCAAAAAAGCGGGTTAAAGGCAATCAGTTTAACAGGTGCACAGGCTGGCTTTAGAACGAACCAGGAGCACACAGCCGCACGTATTATTGAAATGAGATGCGATCGCTTAATTACGGAATTAGAAAAATATGATGTTGTCATTGTGGCCGGCTTCCAGGGAGCAACCAAGAGCGGTGAAATTACAACAATTGGCCGCGGCGGCAGCGATACATCTGCTGCAGCATTAGGGGCCGCTATAAATGCTGAATGGATTGATATTTTTACAGATGTGGAAGGGGTCATGACAGCCGATCCAAGAATCGCTGAAAAAGCGAGACCTTTAACAGTTGTCACCTACAATGAAATTTGCAATATGGCTTATCAGGGTGCGAAAGTGATCCACCCAAGAGCCGTAGAAATTGCGATGCAGGCAAAAATTCCTATTCGGATCCGGTCTACTTATTCGCAAGGGCCGGGAACGCTTGTCACAACCATAAACCGCGGAAATCGCGGCAGTGACGTGAGAGAGAAGCCCGTTACCGGTATAGCCCATCTGGCTCCGGTTACACAAATCAAGGTTAGAGCGAAAAAGGCTGAATATGATTTACAAGCTAAAGTCTTCAAAGCAATGGCGATGGAGCAGATTAGCGTTGACTTAATCAATATTTCTCCAAATGGGGTTGTCTATACGGTATTAGACAGTGTAACCGACAAGGCGCTCAATACCTTAAGATCTATCGGTCTTGATCCGCAATATGAAACAGGTTGTGCTAAAGTCTCT harbors:
- a CDS encoding YlmC/YmxH family sporulation protein, whose amino-acid sequence is MRLSELSGKEIVDVKKAERLGVLGQTDLEINEKGQILALLIPTGKWFGFKRQGGEIRVPWKHIKKIGSDMIIIDIPDETEEAYEETV
- the dapG gene encoding aspartate kinase — its product is MKIVVQKFGGTSVRNEEGRSFAISHIKQALKDGYKVVAVVSAMGRQGDPYSTDSLLSLINGAGTHVSKREQDLLLSCGETISSIVFSNECQKSGLKAISLTGAQAGFRTNQEHTAARIIEMRCDRLITELEKYDVVIVAGFQGATKSGEITTIGRGGSDTSAAALGAAINAEWIDIFTDVEGVMTADPRIAEKARPLTVVTYNEICNMAYQGAKVIHPRAVEIAMQAKIPIRIRSTYSQGPGTLVTTINRGNRGSDVREKPVTGIAHLAPVTQIKVRAKKAEYDLQAKVFKAMAMEQISVDLINISPNGVVYTVLDSVTDKALNTLRSIGLDPQYETGCAKVSVVGAGMTGVPGVTAKIVSALTDKGIRILQSADSHTTIWVLVKESDLKTAVNALHDAFELEKDTADIRALHFLQKP
- the dpaB gene encoding dipicolinate synthase subunit B, whose product is MSLKGKRIGFGITGSHCTYEEVFPEIEGLVNEGAEVVPVVSFTVKSTNTRFGEGAEWIRKIEEVTGREVIDSIVKAEPLGPKEPLDCMVIAPLTGNSMSKFANALTDSPPLMAAKATLRNYRPVVLGISTNDALGLNGVNLMRLMAAKDIYFIPFGQDDPFKKPKSMVADMTLLKDTVLAALEGKQFQPVLRERYKNPRL
- the asd gene encoding aspartate-semialdehyde dehydrogenase, with product MERNTGYHVAVVGATGAVGEQMLKTLDALEFPISQLTLLSSARSAGKKISFKDEEYTVQEAKPESFEGVDIALFSAGGSVSKLLAPEAVKRGAVVVDNTSAFRMDPNVPLVVPEVNENDLHDHNGIIANPNCSTIQMVVALEPIRQAFGLKKVVVSTYQAVSGAGHLAIDELKSQAEAMLKGETVEPKFLPVKADKKHYPIAFNAIPQIDVFQENGFTYEEMKMINETKKIMHMPELKVAATCVRLPVVAGHSESVYIEVEKEGVSTDEVRTLLSQADGVTLEDNPEEQIYPMPLLAEGKPDVFVGRIRKDLDEDRGFHLWVVSDNLLKGAAWNSVQIAWSLVKQDLLTRKN
- the dpaA gene encoding dipicolinic acid synthetase subunit A, with amino-acid sequence MLTGMHVAVIGGDARQLEIIKMLIEQDAKITLIGFEQLDHAFTGAAKEKVTDADFSDMDAIILPVAGTNNEGQVDTIFSNEKVVLTEELLKQTPEHCTIYSGISNPYLDKMTAGAKRNLVKLFSRDDVAIYNSIPTVEGTIMMAIQHTDFTIHGSNVIILGLGRVGMSVARAFASLGAKVKVGARKSEHIARITEMGLTPFHLDDFDSVVKDVDICINTIPALIVKASIISKMPSHTLIIDIASKPGGTDFRYAEKRGIKALLAPSLPGIVAPKTAGQILAGVLSQLLEQDLKNRKG